CTTCAAGCATTTTCTGGAAGTGTTCGGCCTGTATCTTGTTTGTCCTGCTGTATGCTCTGATAGCTTTCGAGACAAGTTTACAAAGAATCTGGAACTTGGTGAACGGCATTTTTATTTCATCGACCTCTTTAGCAAATGAGTCGCTGAAAATATTTTCTTCAACACCTTCATTCATTACTCGTTCCACACCGCTTGCAAGAATTGCCTCCTGAACCATCTGTTCCACGTGCCTGTTCATGCTTTCCGTATCATGCTCTGTGGTGGTCATTTTGTTCACGTATGAGCTGATACCCATGAAGCATTGGCTCCATGTTACTTCTTCATCTGTCAGAATGCCGGCTGGGTTACAGATATTATAAGCAGAGCGCAGGCGTTTGACATGTTCTTTGAAAAGTTTGAGGAAGGAAACCTCTCCTTTCCGTTCAACACTGTTGGCAAGGATATATTCCGCCGCTTCCTGAATAAACTGAAGTCGGGCAAGGTCATTGTTCTCGAAAAAACGGTCAAATACCAATCCTAACAATCGCTCTTGCAAAAGTTGCAGTTCGTTCTGCAACACTTCATGTGCAACCTCCAAATCTTCCCGAGGTCCGACTTCACCGCCATATTTTTTCATGGCTTTTTTCATCTCTTCGCGAATGCCGATGTAGTCGATGATAAAGCCATACTCTTTTGTGCCGAATTTACGGTTTACACGAGAAATGGTCTGAATGAGCGTATGTTTCGATAACGGTTTGTAGTTGTAGAGCATCGTCAGGCAAGGCACATCGAATCCAGTAATCCACATATCCACATTGATGGAGATATGAAAATTTGATTTTTCCGATTTGAACTCAGTATCAAGGAATTTACGATATTCCTTGTCTCCAAGAAGATTGTAAAGTTCCTTTTCATCATCCTTATCTCTGGTCATGACCATATTGACAAAAGCGATGTCGCTGAGTTTTTCCTTTTCGTCTGCAGTCAATATAAGTTCATTCAATGCTTTTTTCTTCTCAAACCAGTCAGTCTGCATCTCTCGCATGATTTTATACAACCTAAATGCTATTTTGCGGTCGGCACAAGTTATCATAGCCTTTTGCAGACGATCTGTTGCCTCAGTCCGACGCTTATAATCTTCGATAATGTCTTTGGCAACACGATGCAGGACATCTTCATCACCGATAATCACCTCCATACTTGACATGGCGGCCTTGCTCTTGGCAATATCCTCCGGCGTTGCCCCTTCGTCTGCACATAGGCGATAATACTCTTCTACTTTCTCTGCCTGTTCTTTATTGAGGAATACACGAGCTAATCGAGGATCATATTTGATTGGGACAGTGATGCCGTCATCCTCCGACTCCTTCATCGTATATTGATCTACAACCTTCCCAAATACATGTACAGTTTCGTCAATGGGTGTTCCTGTAAAACCTACATATGTAGCGTTCGGCAATGCATCCCGCAGATATTTGGCAAAGCCGTATGTGATTTTCGCTCCTATCTTGTCGGCTTCTCCTTCGGTTTGGATGGATAGTTTAGAACCTATATTGTTTTGGGAGCGATGCGCTTCATCACTTAGGCAAATGACATTGGAACGTTCTGTCAGCAATCCTGTAGTCTCTGCGAATTTCTGAATCGTGGTAATATAGACCCCGCCAGTCTTGCGCATACTCATCTCTTCTGCAAGTTCCTTTCTTGTTTCAAAGACTTTTACAGCTTCGTCTTCAAGATATTGTTTCGAACGGCAGAATAGTTTCCCGGTCTGTGTCTCCAAATCCTCCCTGTCTACTATGATGAGAATAGTAGGGCTACCCAGTTGCTTTCTGCATCGCAAAGCCAATTGGCGGGCAAGGAACAGCATGGTATATGTTTTTCCACACCCTGTGGCTCCGAAATATGTACCGCCTTTACCATCACCTCCAACAGAACGCAAATGATTCAGGATATGGTCCCGCAGTTTGCGTGTAGCAAAGAACTGCGGATAACGGCATACGATTTCAGTCGTGTCGTCTTCTTTTGTAGGATCGGGAAAATAGACATAATCCTGTAATATCTCCATTATGCGTTCTGGAGAAAGTGCTCCGCGAATAAGTGTACGAAGTGTGTCAAGTCCCTTTCCGGCTTTGTCCTCATTTTCAATCTTTTTCCATTCGTAGAAAAATTCAAATGGCGTGTATGTCGTACCCAAAGCGTTTTTTGCACCATCACTGATGACTGCCAATGCGCAATATTTCAGCAATGCCGGAATATCCCGCATATAGCGTGTGCAAATCTGTGTATGGGCATCGCGTATGGTGGCATCCTGCTTGGTCGGATTTTTCAATTCGATAATGCAGACGGGTATGCCGTTTACAAAAAGCATAATGTCAGGGCGACGGTTCTCACGACCTTGTTCCATAACAAACTGATTGACACAACGGAAAATATTATGGTCTGGATGTTCGAAGTCGATATATTCCAGACGAAACGGATTATCCCGACCGTCGCTATATGCAAAGTCATAACCGTCACGATAGAGCAAAAAGGCATTCCGGAGAGCGTAATAGGCATTCTGTCCGCCAGTATTGCGCAGGTTAGCAACGATACTGTCTACCTCTGAGGTGGTTAAATTCTTGTCTTTGTATTGAACGGCGAGAAAATTCCTTAAATCCTCTTCGATAAGCGGGTCGGTATATTTCCTGTGAATGTCATCACCAAATGTATATTGCCAATGTGCTTCGCGGAAAATCTCGATAGTTGCTTCCTCGAATTGACTTTCATAATATTTCCCTTTGTTTGCCATAATCGCTGCTATTTAAGAATGTATGACATATTGAAGCAATGCTGGGCACACCTCACGAGAAGACCTGTCTGCTTCCTCTGCTATCTGCTTCGATTCATTTGCGCAGTTATAGATATTGACGATTGCACGTTGCAGTTCAATAGAAAGTTTCGGTATTTCAATGTCAATAAACCTATTCCAATCTAAATTTGCTCTTACACTTGAATCGCTGTAAAACCAGCCTAATCTATCCATTTCCGGATTTTTGAATATCATCATAAAATACTCTGGAAGAATTGGTTCATTTTCATCGAGAGTAAAAGTTGTATATGCAGGCGATATTAGAGCAGGAAAATCTTTATCATATAATGCTATACGAATACATTTATCCCTACCAGTCTGCATACCACTAAATGCAAACTCCCCTTTTTTTATAACCTTATATTTGTTTGTATTTATAGTATCCATTGAGGCGATTGTCGGCATAAATACTTTATTGTTATTCAATCCCAAAACATCATAGGGATAGCCTTCTTTGTTTGTCGCATCTACAACTTTTATGGCATTACCAATGCGATATTTATCTGCATTATTCTTTTTCGCCTTTTGAATATAGCTTTGGCAGACTTGCATAAGCGGAGCCGCCTTAGCCTCGTTTTGTTCTTTGATCTCTCTAAATGCTTTCCATACATTCACCACTTTCTGTTGTTCGTCAGGAGACGGTAGAGGTATCATCATTCTACACAATTCAATCCATGTAAAGACTTCTGTAGAAGACCCCCATGAATTAAAGCAGGCATATCTATCCCATTCATCTCTATTAAAATAAAGATATAGATAAATTGGTAACAATTTTTCTTTTCGAACAATCTTAAACGCTATATTATTCCAACTTATCAGAAACGCTTTATTGGTGTTATTCAACCCTAATCCTATTCGTTTTCCATGAGTCCTTGGATTAAAGATAAACTCATCAGGAGCAACTATTTTGAATTTTGACAAATCATTTCCATCTAGATTAGCTTTAGTTGAAATAACCTCCTTTGTTATAGTCATTCCCATAACATCTGAAGTGCCATATTTCAGAGATGTATTTCTCTCATCACACTGTTCGATATAATCTCCCAGCCGAACCCATTTTACATTACTCGCTCCCATATCACTCCTCCATTCCGTGTTGTTCCAAGAAGAAACGTTTTTGCTGTTCTATCTCCCTGCTCAACTCTTCTTCCGTTGGCATATAGGCCATATATTTGGCTGCAAAAAGTTGCTCGCCACCGTTAAGGACAGAGTATTTTGCCATTACCTTGTCGGTCTCGGTACAGAGCAGTATACCTATTGTCGGGTCATCATTCTCATCTTTTACAAGGTCGTCATACATTCGTACATACATATCCAATTGCCCCACATCTGCGTGCGTCAGAGGATGTGTTTTCAATTCAAACAGCACATAACGTTTGAGCTTGATGTTATAGAACACGAGGTCAATGTAAAAATCGCCTGTGTCTGTTGATATATGTTTCTGCCTGTCGACAAAAGCGAAACCGCGCCCCAATTCCATGATAAATTGTTGCAGATGATCTATTAAGGCTTGCTCCAACTCGCTCTCGTCATATTTGCTCTCCTTGCGGAAGCCTAAAAACTCGGCAACCACCGGACTCTTTATATACTCCAATGGATCATTGGCTTCAATATCGGGGGATGGCAATGCCAGCCCTTCCCTTACACAAGCCATACGGCGGCCATAGTATTGTGTACCGATGTTTCGATTGAGTGTCCTTACACTCCACATCTGTTTCGATGCCTCTTTTACATACCACTCTCTGGCCTTAGAGTCTGCAACCTGTATAATCGAGCGGAAGTGCGACCATGTCAGATTGTGAACACGCGTGTTCACAATCTCCAAATCATTAAAACACAGGTAAAATTGGCGAAAGTAATCCAGATTTCGCTTGCTGAACGTATTGCCGTATTTAGGCATCAGCTGTTCTGCCAATGTTTTAATCAACCGGGTGCCATACTGCGCACGAACTTCTCCATACTGTTCTTCTTCCACTATTCGCCGCCCAATGTGCCAATAGGTAAGTACAGCAATCCGATTAGCTGCCGCATATGCCTGTTGACGGCCTTGCTCGATGATACTCCGAATATCAGAAACCAGTTTATCAGTTGTCATACCATGTTGCAGCTTATTCTTTTCCATAACCTAAAACTTTGAAAGCGTTTATAAGTTCCGTCTCGTTTGCATCCCATCTTTTCTTCAATTCATCAAATTTACAACTCATTTCGGAAAGGGCAGACTTATAGTCTATTTCCGTATCACGGTCTATAAATTCAATGTATCTGGATGGCACGAGAGAATATCCCTTTTCTTGAATTTCGTTACGATGTGCAGCATAGTATAATTCCGGCTCTGCATACTCTGCAAAATTCTCGGTTTGCCAATCGAGGTATATTTGACGCACTCTGTCTATTTCTGTTTCCGACAAGCGAACGTATTTCTTTTCGTATATGTTATTGTTCCATGTCCGCAAGTCAATGAAAAGAATTTCACCTGTACGGTTGCGAATTTGTCTGCCATGCCATGGACCGCCTTTCTTGTTATTGTTCAAAATCCAAAGGGTGACGGATATATCGGTAGAATAGAACATGTTTCGCGGCAAAACGATAATGGCTTCTACTTTGTCGCTTTCAATTAGCTGTTTACGTATTTCCTGTGTATCGCTATCATCCAAAGCGCCATTGGCAAGCAGGAATCCTGCTACTCCACGACCGACATTTAACTTATTAAGGATATGCAGAATCCACGCATAGTTGGCATTGCTGGTAGGAGGAACTCCATAACCTTTCCAACGAGGATCAGTCTCAAAACCTCCGTATTCGGCATATTTTTTTAAATTGAACGGCGGATTAGCCATGATGTAATCAAACTTGAGTTCCTTATGCTGGTCATCGGAGAAAGTGGAGACGGCTCTATCACCCAAATGGTAAGAGATGCCTCGGATAGCCAGATTCATCTTTGCAAGGCGATAGGTTGCCGGTTCTGATTCCTGACCATACACATTAACAGCTTTCGTGTTTCCGCCGTGAGCCTCTATGAACTTTGCAGCCTGAACAAACATACCTCCGGAACCACAGCAAGGGTCATAGACCGTCCCATCAAAAGGTTCAATAAGAGAGGCGATAAGCTCTACGATAGAATGTGGCGTATAAAATTCTCCTTCCTCTTTGTCTGCGTTGATGGAAAAAGCCTGTAAGAAATACTCATATACACGTCCTATGAGGTCGTGGTCATTAAATTTTTGGGGATCTATCTTGTTTATTTCATCCACTACGCTTTTCAAAACTCCCGGTTCAAGGGCTGTTTTCGTGAAAATCTGCTGCGGAAGAGCATTTTTCAATTTAGGTTCGTTGTCGTCCAAAGCCTTTATAGCCGTATCGAAAGCGATAGCCATACCAGTTGGCGAGGTAAGAATCAACTTATCCCAAAATGTTTCATCTGTCAGGAAAAACACGCCGTCCTGCATATATTGGTTGGGGCGCGAAAGTTGCAGTTCAATGAAATCCGTATCATTAATGCCCTGCACTTCTACTATTTCATGCCTGATTTTCTCCTTTTGCTGTTTGAACCGTTCTCCTATGAATTTCAGGAATACAAGGGTCAACAGCAAGTCGCGTTTATCTGTCATGGCTGCACGCCCACGCAGACTGTTACGACAGTTGAAAAGTATCGTTTCAAGGGTCTCTTCCTTTACCGGTTTATTCTGTTTCTTAGCCATTTTACTATTTAATCAATTCAGTATTCAACTTAAAAGCATTTGCATCAATTCCCATTTGATAAATCTTAATGTTAGGATTTAACTTTCGTGCACCGCTTATTATTTTTGATTTCTCATCTGTACTCATATTGATTCCCAAATAGACAGACTCAAAACATTCTCCTCCGATTTTAGAAAAAGCTCGTACTTCCTTCCAATCAATCGGACCTTTATCATCATTCTGGCCCGGTAATAATGCCATATATGTGGGACTAGGGTCTAAAATAAATAACCTGACCTCTTGTTCATGCTCCCAAGCCTTTGCCTTTGTGGATAACTGATAATGGAAAAAATCTTTTGCATCCTTGAAATAATCAGGCTTCTCTACAATATCCTTGTATTGCACCTCCACCTCAGAACAACCAATCATGATTCCGCCATACATGCGAGAAAGATATTTTCTAACTTTCTCCATATCCAAACCGATGCAGATACCTTTATGCTTGCTATAATAGCTCCACATCAAGATTGAATCATATATTTTGGAAAGGCTATATATCCACACCTCTTCTCTGGTTCTACGAAATGGATCTCTTCTCAATTCTTCGATTATTTCCGGAGTCCATCCTCCACACGCTTCTTTCGGAACATTGGAGAAATCAATTAACGATGGATGGCAATCAAATGGATCGTTCAACTGCGTAGCATTGGTAAATTGAAGATTACTATAATGTAGCATCATCAATCCACCAGTAAAATCAAGATATTTATATAATTTGGCTGCTCCCATAAAGTCTATTATTCCGTCCTCAATAAGTCATCCACAGTTACACCCAAAACTTTGGATATTTGAATTAGCGTCTCAACATTGGGCTGTGTTGTATTGGTAACCCATTTGGAGATTATGGCAGGATCTTTATCCAATTGTTCCGAGAGCCATTTATTGCTTTTATTTTTCTCTGCGAGAACGACTTTGATTCGGTTCAGTAATTTACGTTCCATATTCGTATATCTATCCAATATGACTACAAAGATAGCAATTGTTTAGGAATATATTTGATTTAACAGGTTATATATTGCGGAAAAAGTACAAAAAAGTGACTAAAACATCAATTTTAGCCACTCAAGTTTATGACATCTACTCTTTAGGGGGATGATAAACTCTATTTTTACCCTAAATTAGGAACGATTATTTTTGAATATTATATCTTTTATGGGAACTATATGGTATCAAATCTATAAGAGAAGATATATAATGACTACATATCAGATTGATACAAATCGCACTTCGATTAAAGCGTGGAACTACATGCTATTTTGTTTCCGAAGGTCCTGAGAAAACCCGAACATACAAAACAGACAGTAGACCCCACGCATATACGTGAGAAACCACTGCGCCATTCTTGTATGTTCTCAAAATTTCTCAGGTTTTCAGAAACAAGAATAAAACACAACGCTTCCAATTGCTATTTCACATTGAAGTAAATCGCTATTTACATCGTCAAGCAAAGATATATTTTTCCTCTTACAAGCTTACTATTTTAATATTAGTTTAAAAAATTCACACATCCGGTTCATTGATAAATAGCAATAAAAGTAGTAAATTTATAGTGTAGTGTCCAATTATAACATTTACAATCCTTTTACCGATAACAAAATTACTGAAATTTATTGTTTGGCAGATGATTTCTTTGAATTTTTTGACTTCTTGAAACAAGGATACTCATTATCTACAGTTAGTCCGTCAAATAAACGTCGTTATTATCGTACTCCAAAGATATCCACAGAGGTCGTGACAATACACATTACGTTCCATGTTTCGGGTTACAGATGTATGAAGCATTAATACATCGATGGAATTCAATTAATCACAAAGCTTAAAAGTAAAATAAAAGAAGCATTAATGGGTATTTCAGACAGAGTATTATTGATAAAAAGAGCTATCATTGAAACCATTAATAATGAACTAATGAATATTGCACAAATTGAGTCTTCAAGGCACAGAGCTTCCTATAACTTTGTCGTAAACTTATTAAGTGGAATTGCAGGCATACCGCTTCTTCCCAAAGAAAACAACTATCAACTTGGAGAAAGCGGTTGATAGGCAGCTTACTTTTTTATATATAGAAAGTATCAATTCAACCCGGACAAAACTTTCAATCCGCCGGAACTTGTCCGGATATGCCCTGAGTGATTTATACGTTTCCAGTATTCCAATCTGGTCACATTTCACTCGGTTGTTTTATCGACTTGATTGGGAATACATTCTACGGAATCTCATCTTATTTTTGCACATGCAACGAAGCTGCTATGAAGCTTATGCAAACGAGAGAAGTCAACGTATCCTTTATACATGATATAGAAGCTTCCCTTTTTCATAGCTCAACTCATCCAGTATGTTTACGTCATGTACTTTAACATGGATTATCAATACGATTCCGGTATGAAAGCCTTTACTCATACAGTGTATGAAGTTCAATACCTTCTTTGTGTTTTCTAAATTCCTCCCACAAAAAAACATTCAGACAAAAGTCTATGGTGGAAAAATCAAAGGCATAAACATTAGCGTCTGCTTTCACATCTAAATAATTTTTATAGTAGCTAATACGAACTTTCGCAATAAAGTTATAGGCAAGTCCTTCATAAATACGATAATCTCTATTCCGGTTTACTTCCCCCAGATTGGTACGAGTGACTGTTGAGCTAAGTCCCAAGTTATAGAAATTGTTCTTGTATACTTCAAGACTGAGCCTAAGATCACGTATACTGTCACCGGCTGTTAGTTGTCCCAAGATCATGTACTGCAATTCCAACAAGCATTTTGATTTTCTTATTCTCCGGATACGCCTCTACCAAGCGATCAAAGATACGACAGGGAAGAAAATTTGTAAGTTAAGCGAAGATATCTTTTCCTTGATTATTGTTTTAATTTTTGGACAAAGCTAAAACAACTTTTCAATTCAAGCCATCACACTCAAAAAAGATACAGAGCTATACGATTATCAAAGATCTTAAAGAACAATATTTAATTTAAAGTGCGCACTAATGATTCAGAATATAAAATACGGATGTACAAAAATCCCCTGCAACCGAAAACAATTGTTGCAGGGGATCTCTGTAGAAATAATACCGATATTCAATCACGGTATTTATGCCCGAATGTAAAATTTATACCAAAGTTTACATTAAATTTTGCCTGGTTGATAGGAATAAAATAATAACGGGAAGGAGCATATTTCGTTACAATATAATCGCTTCCTATAAAGAAATTGAATCCTTTAGGACACAAATTAAGCAAAACGCCGAAAGAATGCCCCTTATTGGATAACGAACCGTTCACTGCCGCGTGAAACCATTTAGACGGACGGAAATTGGCTGAAGCCATAACCTCGGTCCAGACGCTAGGCGCACCAAAACGGGTAGAAGACAAAAGACCGAAAGATATTTTATTATTCAATAATCCGTATTCGGCTGCTATGTTCATAGTAGTCCTCAATGATTTAGTCTGACTTCCTTCTCCTTTTTTGCGGAATTTATATAACGCTTTCAAATCATCTTCCAATCTATCTTTCTCATCATCAAATGCATTATCGCCATTGTCTTTATCTTCGGCACCTATATGCTGGAAACCATCAAAGACGAAAGGTTCCGGGGTAGCATTCATCTCGGTAGCATTACTCCAGGAAATAAAACCTATATCCAGCAACGAAGCCGATAAAGTAAGATTATCCAGTAAACGATAAGTAGCACCCAAGTCTAAACCGAACCCTGCACCGTCCAGTCCTATTTTATATTCGTCGAACGGTTCATTATCAAAATCTATCTCATTATTTTCGGTATAATTGAATCTGAGACCTTTCGATGTATTGAAATACCCCCGGTTGGTTATCATCCAGCGATCCTGCGACATGCGTATATCCATACGGTCTATATTCATATCGGCGTAACCAAGCCCCAAAAGGATTTTTACTTTTGCTCCTACATTCAGGCGGTCATTAATAGGACGGGCATGCCCTAATGCGATCTCGCCGTAAGCTGAAATCTGTTCCCGTAAATTTTTTATACTGTATATCTGATTAGGATTATTCTCCTGTCCTTGCTTCAAAAAAGCCAGCAAATCGTAAGGAACATTCGTCGCAGAATACCCTTTAGCACTTATACTAAATGTATTCGAACCGCCCCAGGCATTAAAACCAAAACTGATAAGAGCCACATCAAAAGCAGCTTCTATACTGTTATTCGTATTCAGTTTTCCTAAAAACTCCTTTGTACCTACAGAACTATGCAGGAATGTAGCCAGTTCATTTCCACGAGGGTATAAGAACGTTCCGAAACCGACATTCGAATTCAACATAATATTAAAATTACCTAATACAGGAAATCCCACATATCCCGACGGACTCATAAACGCCGGATTAAGCTGATGTCGATAAGGCATATTTTCAAGGAAATAAGAAGAATGCAGTGTCTGGGCCATACCGGCTAAAGCTCCGCAAATCATGCATACGGATATACATCCGATCTTTGCTATTTTTTTCATATAATATTAGTATCTATCTTTATTTTACTTCTTGTTTTTCTTGTCTCATTCTATCGTAACCGTAACTCCTTCAGGTACACGAGCTTTCATTCTTACCTGAACAAATTGCTCCGGTTTCAGCGCTACGGCACCTTCGGTATGTCCCGAATTACCCTTTATCACCAACATAAGTTTATCCAATTTGGATAATGCACCTTCCTTGCTTTCCTTAATCCTTATATCCAAATTAGAAGTTTTAATGGAACCATCCATATTTCCGGCTGCAACATGGAACGGGCCGTTTACCAGAACTCCTTCCAGTTCTTTGCCATCCGTATCGCAAGGAACAATATTCAACTCAAGATTCAAAGGAACACTATTATCGGCTTCTCCTATAACTTCAAGAGAACGTATGCCGTCTATAATATCTTCCAGGTCACTCTGAAGATCGGATATAGAATCGGTATATTCGATATGAAGCTTATCACCGAATTCAAACGGTACACGGATATCATAATCGATACTCATCTTGTACTCTTTCTCAAGAGCTATCTTATGTACATAATTTTGGGATGCTTCGTCTTTTTGTACAGCATGCGTATTCTCTGCGACCAGTTTAATGGATGTAGGTACACGATTAAGCAAGTCGGTAAGATTGTCGACTACCACTTCCTGATATCCGTCGGAAACCACATCGTGTTTCTTATTCGTGACCAAAATCTTCGTAATGACATTTCCGCTGGCATCCGCTGGCTGGATAATTATAGGAATTGAAATAGGTTTGGTCAGCATAGGATTACCAGATTCATCAATCGACTGTAAAGTAATATTAGTAGCAATAGGAACTTCGACAGGATTATCCACGTTCAAATCCAGCACTATATTTTGCACGTCAAGATTGGTATTCGGTTTCTTCAAAAAATCGGGGATAGATCCCAGATCAATATCTTGCGGGTCTATATTTATCTCAGGATCGACACCACCATCGATAGAAGCGATCTCCAGTTTATCGGTTATATCAAATACGGGCCTGAAATTTATCGTTCCCATGCCGCTGCTTGCCTGAACATCATTGGAATAAAGCTCCCCTTTTACGACAATATCTTCATTGATATCGACAAACTGTTCATTACCTTCTTTCTTCAAAGGAACATTTACCAGCGACTTTATAGTCAGGACTTTTTCAAAAGGACGATTTTTCGAGAAACTTTGATTATCGATGGTCAATACATTATTTTTGTCTATATCCTTATCCGCTTCAAATTCCAGCACTTTAGGGAACGAGATTTTCATTTTTCTGAAAAATACGTCCTGCAGGCCTGCAGGCCAGTTAGGAATATCCAGTTTTAACCAGGCCAATACCGGTCTTTTCAGATGTACACGGTCAATACGAACCAAGTCATTAGGTACGGATTGGTGTACATTTGCTTTAGTAGTATTCTCAATATCCGCAGATAATGTGCCAAAAATCACATCGACATCACTTACTTCAAACATAGTAGCGGGAACAAGAAATTTTATATTTTTATTTCTTATATCATCTAATACTGTAGAGTTTACAACCTGATCGGCATGAAATACTATAGTTGAGGGACTCGTCGTTACCTGGTCTCTCAAAACTATAACACGGTTGTCATTAATCGTTTCTCTGGATAAATCGACTTTCGCCAGTTTCAATTTGTGCCCATTTATCAATTCTGATAAAGTTATTTTGAGCTGATTACCCGGCAAAGTAGGACTAAACGTATAGCGATCGGGGAAAGTAATTACCAAATTATCGACATTATAATTGGCTGCCAATTGAGGATCTTCCATTTTTAATGTAAGATAGCTCTCTTTAAACATAACATCATTAATCGTTTTAATATCTTGGGGTATTCCCTCTACATTAACATTTATATTGATATTCGCTTCTGCCAGATCACTATGAATCTCATTTATAATTACATCTGCATTTCTGAAAACAAGGTTTGCACTGGTATGAAAAGCCGGACCGTTTCCTCCGCTTATAGAACCGCCATTACTTGATATACTCAAATGGGCCGTATATAAAATCTTATCATTATATTTTCCATTCTCAAAATTTCCTTTCAAGGATTTCAAATATACCGAAACCTTTAATTGCCCATCTTTA
This portion of the Barnesiella propionica genome encodes:
- a CDS encoding type I restriction endonuclease subunit R, which encodes MANKGKYYESQFEEATIEIFREAHWQYTFGDDIHRKYTDPLIEEDLRNFLAVQYKDKNLTTSEVDSIVANLRNTGGQNAYYALRNAFLLYRDGYDFAYSDGRDNPFRLEYIDFEHPDHNIFRCVNQFVMEQGRENRRPDIMLFVNGIPVCIIELKNPTKQDATIRDAHTQICTRYMRDIPALLKYCALAVISDGAKNALGTTYTPFEFFYEWKKIENEDKAGKGLDTLRTLIRGALSPERIMEILQDYVYFPDPTKEDDTTEIVCRYPQFFATRKLRDHILNHLRSVGGDGKGGTYFGATGCGKTYTMLFLARQLALRCRKQLGSPTILIIVDREDLETQTGKLFCRSKQYLEDEAVKVFETRKELAEEMSMRKTGGVYITTIQKFAETTGLLTERSNVICLSDEAHRSQNNIGSKLSIQTEGEADKIGAKITYGFAKYLRDALPNATYVGFTGTPIDETVHVFGKVVDQYTMKESEDDGITVPIKYDPRLARVFLNKEQAEKVEEYYRLCADEGATPEDIAKSKAAMSSMEVIIGDEDVLHRVAKDIIEDYKRRTEATDRLQKAMITCADRKIAFRLYKIMREMQTDWFEKKKALNELILTADEKEKLSDIAFVNMVMTRDKDDEKELYNLLGDKEYRKFLDTEFKSEKSNFHISINVDMWITGFDVPCLTMLYNYKPLSKHTLIQTISRVNRKFGTKEYGFIIDYIGIREEMKKAMKKYGGEVGPREDLEVAHEVLQNELQLLQERLLGLVFDRFFENNDLARLQFIQEAAEYILANSVERKGEVSFLKLFKEHVKRLRSAYNICNPAGILTDEEVTWSQCFMGISSYVNKMTTTEHDTESMNRHVEQMVQEAILASGVERVMNEGVEENIFSDSFAKEVDEIKMPFTKFQILCKLVSKAIRAYSRTNKIQAEHFQKMLEDTIDAYNTRDKLTFTNEVTQNVVNDVCDIVSYKINGLSNKLINILKELKADSEKFKVLGITFEEKAFFDVLVEVRDKHNFEYADDRCIELAKKIKTLIDDTAIYADWLNNDNLKSKLASQLTYLLYKEGYPPQWDEEVFQKVLEQVENYKKHE
- a CDS encoding restriction endonuclease subunit S domain-containing protein, which translates into the protein MGASNVKWVRLGDYIEQCDERNTSLKYGTSDVMGMTITKEVISTKANLDGNDLSKFKIVAPDEFIFNPRTHGKRIGLGLNNTNKAFLISWNNIAFKIVRKEKLLPIYLYLYFNRDEWDRYACFNSWGSSTEVFTWIELCRMMIPLPSPDEQQKVVNVWKAFREIKEQNEAKAAPLMQVCQSYIQKAKKNNADKYRIGNAIKVVDATNKEGYPYDVLGLNNNKVFMPTIASMDTINTNKYKVIKKGEFAFSGMQTGRDKCIRIALYDKDFPALISPAYTTFTLDENEPILPEYFMMIFKNPEMDRLGWFYSDSSVRANLDWNRFIDIEIPKLSIELQRAIVNIYNCANESKQIAEEADRSSREVCPALLQYVIHS
- a CDS encoding PDDEXK nuclease domain-containing protein, encoding MEKNKLQHGMTTDKLVSDIRSIIEQGRQQAYAAANRIAVLTYWHIGRRIVEEEQYGEVRAQYGTRLIKTLAEQLMPKYGNTFSKRNLDYFRQFYLCFNDLEIVNTRVHNLTWSHFRSIIQVADSKAREWYVKEASKQMWSVRTLNRNIGTQYYGRRMACVREGLALPSPDIEANDPLEYIKSPVVAEFLGFRKESKYDESELEQALIDHLQQFIMELGRGFAFVDRQKHISTDTGDFYIDLVFYNIKLKRYVLFELKTHPLTHADVGQLDMYVRMYDDLVKDENDDPTIGILLCTETDKVMAKYSVLNGGEQLFAAKYMAYMPTEEELSREIEQQKRFFLEQHGMEE
- a CDS encoding class I SAM-dependent DNA methyltransferase, which encodes MAKKQNKPVKEETLETILFNCRNSLRGRAAMTDKRDLLLTLVFLKFIGERFKQQKEKIRHEIVEVQGINDTDFIELQLSRPNQYMQDGVFFLTDETFWDKLILTSPTGMAIAFDTAIKALDDNEPKLKNALPQQIFTKTALEPGVLKSVVDEINKIDPQKFNDHDLIGRVYEYFLQAFSINADKEEGEFYTPHSIVELIASLIEPFDGTVYDPCCGSGGMFVQAAKFIEAHGGNTKAVNVYGQESEPATYRLAKMNLAIRGISYHLGDRAVSTFSDDQHKELKFDYIMANPPFNLKKYAEYGGFETDPRWKGYGVPPTSNANYAWILHILNKLNVGRGVAGFLLANGALDDSDTQEIRKQLIESDKVEAIIVLPRNMFYSTDISVTLWILNNNKKGGPWHGRQIRNRTGEILFIDLRTWNNNIYEKKYVRLSETEIDRVRQIYLDWQTENFAEYAEPELYYAAHRNEIQEKGYSLVPSRYIEFIDRDTEIDYKSALSEMSCKFDELKKRWDANETELINAFKVLGYGKE
- a CDS encoding DUF2971 domain-containing protein, yielding MGAAKLYKYLDFTGGLMMLHYSNLQFTNATQLNDPFDCHPSLIDFSNVPKEACGGWTPEIIEELRRDPFRRTREEVWIYSLSKIYDSILMWSYYSKHKGICIGLDMEKVRKYLSRMYGGIMIGCSEVEVQYKDIVEKPDYFKDAKDFFHYQLSTKAKAWEHEQEVRLFILDPSPTYMALLPGQNDDKGPIDWKEVRAFSKIGGECFESVYLGINMSTDEKSKIISGARKLNPNIKIYQMGIDANAFKLNTELIK